Proteins from one Rhinoraja longicauda isolate Sanriku21f chromosome 41, sRhiLon1.1, whole genome shotgun sequence genomic window:
- the dpf1 gene encoding zinc finger protein neuro-d4 has translation MATVIQNPLKSLGEDFYREAIEHCRSYNARLCAERSMRLPFLDSQTGVAQNNCYIWMDKTHRGPGLGPGQLYTYPARCWRKKRRLNILEDPRLRPCEIKLDTEVTLKKEGLLPEGPALEALLCSETGAEKKTETKDEESISECQRILASDFPQDIEVDDLEEDAPKRKSKTKGRTYGIGGMRKRQEPTSLEDRDKPYVCDICGKRYKNRPGLSYHYTHTHLAEEEGEDELERHTLPFHRKNSHKPRRGPDGSTIPSSYCDFCLGGTSGNKKTGFPEDLITCADCGRSGHPSCLQFTVNMTAAVRTYRWQCIECKSCSLCGNLRERRPAIVLR, from the exons GCTGGGTGAGGATTTCTACCGCGAGGCGATCGAGCACTGTCGTAGCTACAACGCCCGCCTGTGTGCGGAGCGCAGCATGCGTCTGCCCTTCCTCGACTCACAGACCGGCGTCGCCCAGAACAACTGCTACATCTGGATGGACAAGACCCACCGCGGACcag GCTTGGGTCCGGGGCAGTTGTACACCTACCCTGCCCGTTGCTGGCGGAAGAAGAGACGTCTCAACATCTTGGAAGACCCACGTCTCCGACCTTGTGAAATCAAACTCG ATACGGAGGTGACGTTAAAGAAGGAGGGCCTGCTTCCCGAGGGGCCTGCGCTGGAGGCACTGCTGTGCAGCGAGACCGGGGCCGAGAAGAAGACCGAGACGAAAGATGAGGAGAGCATCAGTGAATGTCAG AGGATTTTGGCGAGTGATTTTCCCCAGGACATCGAGGTGGATGATCTGGAAGAAGACGCACCAAAGCGGAAAAGCAAAACCAAAGGACGG ACCTATGGCATCGGAGGCATGAGAAAGAGACAGGAACCCACGTCACTGGAGGACAGGGACAAACCATACGTCTGTGACA TCTGTGGGAAGCGCTACAAGAACCGTCCGGGGCTGAGCTACCActacacccacacccacctgGCAGAGGAGGAAGGCGAAGATGAGCTGGAGCGACACACCCTTCCCTTCCACCGCAAGAACAGCCATAAAC CCCGCAGAGGCCCAGATGGCAGCACCATCCCCAGCAGTTACTGCGATTTCTGCCTGGGTGGGACCTCAGGCAACAAGAAGACAGGTTTTCCCGAAGATCTCATAACCTGTGCGGATTGTGGACGCTCTG GTCATCCCTCCTGCCTGCAGTTCACGGTAAACATGACGGCAGCCGTGAGAACCTACCGCTGGCAGTGCATCGAGTGCAAGTCCTGCAGCCTGTGCGGCAACCTCCGAGAACGAC GACCAGCTATTGTTCTGCGATGA